The segment TAGCATTACACAGCAAGCACCATGATATCATACATCTACCTAATGGCCAGTTGGGGAGAACACAATGTGGTGCACAACCTGAAATGTTATTGGCTAGAAACGACAATTCTGAGAGTTGATTGGTTAAGACACTCACCATGATGACGCCAATGCCGATGCCCACACCTCCGATGATGTGCAGTTTGGAGTTGAACATCTCATCGATGGCACTGGGGCAGCTCTGGAGAGATACGAGCGACGTCAACAACACAGTCCACCTGTAGAATCCAGCTTTAAATAGAGCTCATTAACCCTCTTTGTTACCGTGGTGATGAAGGCCTCCAGTCCCTCCTTCTTGGGGCAGGTGTCCCTGGCGCTGTCGatcacagtgcctgtgatgccgcAGCAGTTCAGCTGTGTTCCGGGGGGGGGAAACGTGGACGAGACAGCTTTAGTTCTGCTTACCAGTCTGAGGGTTCTACCATAGAAAACAAAACTGCATTTCTGCTAGAAAAATCGATCAGAGTTGCGCGTGAGAACTCACTCCAAAGTGGATTAGACGGAGTGTCTCCTTCAAGGCCTCTTGGTTCGTGGTCATATAGTTGTTGTAGGTCTGCTTGTAAAATTCGGTGATATCCTCCACGACCTGGGTGTAGAAATGGAAcgtgagtgagagggggagagaaacagtAAATCAACAACGGTGGTGGGATACACAGCATCACGGCAGGGAAGCGAACATCCGGCCGAGCTCACCTTGTCTTTATTCGACAAACCCCATACCCCAGCAGCCACCTCCACGGCGAAAATGAccaacaggaagaagaagaactgGAAGCAGAGGGAAGGGTAATGAGACTCTCAGCTATTTAAATTGTCTTTTAAAAATCGATGATGCAGCAGTTTATCCGATGGGTGAGGCCCAACGAAACTAAGCTCCTCaccaatcccagcatgcacggCGACTCTTTGAGGGCGCCACAGCAGCCTAGGAAGCCAACCACCATCATCAGAGCCCCCGCAGCGATGAGGATGTATACTcctgaaagacacacacacacacacacacagaaatgaaaGGAACCCCCAGTCTGTCCAACCCACATAATGACACATAGGCTCACTCTACAGGACAACTGTGGTACTGGGGTTTACTGAGACCACAAGTGTGTCATTTTTCTTGTCACTTGATGCAAGTGAGGTTATGATTCATGCCATCACTGTCACAGAAGTGGCCTCCACCACAATTACATATGTCGGTTAACACCAGCAACACTGATGACAGTACCTACAAATACAACCCCAGTTCCTAAAAAGTTGGGAAgctgtgtaaaaaaaacaacaacaaaaaaacaatgatTTGCCAATCTCATCATGTTCTTCACAACAGAACATAGAAACATATCAAACGTTTAAACTGATTACATTTACTATTTTAAGGAAAAAATTAAGTAATTTTGAATTTGATGGCAGCAACATCTCAAAATAATTGAGACAAGGCCATGTTGACCACAGTGTAGCATCCCCTCTTCTTTTGTCTGTATATGTCTGGGAACTGAAGACACCAGTAGTTGGAGTTGTGGGAGAGGAATGTTGTCCCTTTTGTGTCCGATACAGGATTCTTGCTGCTCAACGGGTCCTGGGTCTTTCTTTGTCATATTTTTGGTTTCATGACCCACCAAATGTTTTTGACTGGCACACGGTCTCGACGCAGGCCGGCCAGTTCAGCACCCGGACTCTTTTACTTATGAAGCCAAGCTGTTTTAACAAACGCACTATGTGGTTTAACATTGTCTCACGGAAATATGAAAGGTCTTCCCTGAAAAAGATGTCTGGATGTAAGCAAATGCTGCCCTAAAACCTGTATATACACCTTTCAGCATTGATGGTGCCTTTCCAGATGTGCAAGCTGCCCATTCTATAAGCACTAATGCACCCCCATTCTATCAGAAATGCAGGATTAAAGACACTCATTTTACACCGAATCATGTTACTGACCTGTTTGTAATAACGTAGTTAGTTGCAAAATGTTTCCCCAGCTGTTTATTTTTAGTAACACTTACTTTTTTTCCATCCTTTTATTGGCTACATCCTAACTTTGAGATGTGTAGCAGCCATCAAATTCCAAATAAACCTTATTTTTTCCTTAAAATTGTACATTCCTTAAGTTTAAACATTGGATATGTTTTCTGTGATCTCTCGTTAATGACATGAGTTTACGAGACTTGCAAATCATTGCTTTCtgtttgtatttacattttacacagTGTCCGAACATTTTTGGAATTGGGGATGTAGAACCCTTATCTATTCTAAACAGCTTCTCCCCTCACGGAAACCTGTGGTTAAGATGCTTGTCATTTCATACCGGGCCTCTATGGTCGACACGCCTACTGAATTTAGCAATCAGTCTCTGGCTGGaatgagagaagggagggagactggACGGTTCTCAAGTTGAGAGAATGAAGGACAGAAACAAAAGGAAGCACAATGATGTCCCTGTCCCTGAGCAAAGaaagaaggctgtgtgtgtgtttttttttcttgttttcttgtcactgtgtgtgtgtgtgtgtgtgtatactacCAGGCTGAAGGGCTGGCCCTGGTGTGGACAAACTGAGCCTCAACTGCTCTGCCGAAGGCACAGGACTGCTAGTgtacattctctcacacacacacgcaaaacatAGGCCATCTCAACATCTGCCTCCAAATAACGATGAGAACAGAGTTGGATTTGTCTGGAATATCAACAAATCCCTGATTATATGTGAAGTGTCCctaggtttagggttaggattaAATGTGGTGTCACCTGACAAGAACAGGTTAGGGACAGGAAATGGATTGGTCTGCTTTGATGGAATGAAACCAGTCTGCTTTCTGAAGTCATCTTAAGTTTGTCATACAGTTTTCAAGAGGAGTTTAGGGACAATGTGACAGAAGAAAATCGATGTTTATATTCAGAGGCAACCACTTGAGTTTGTTTAGAATTCTTTCACAGTTGTGTTGATGTAAGACAGCCAGTGGGAATCCATATTTGTCAACTATGACATCACTGGCTCCttaggcccctcccctcccgcttAAATAACAGGGTGTTGCCCGTTCCCACGACAACCCACCCGACTCACAAAGAGGCGTTCTAAATTCCTTGACTCATGATTCCTCTTGACTCATGATTCCTCTTAACTTCCAACTTTGTTAATCTGCCGTGAGATCTCAAACATTAGAAACAGGATCGAGGAGAGGAGTTTacaaagaaacaaagaaacaaaaagtGTTTGAAGGTGTGATGAAGGGAGATTCAGGGTGGGGGTTGAAGTGCTACTTATGTCCTTGCATATAGAGGTGGAGGTAGCAGTGTGTGGGGCTAGGAGGGTTGGGGGAAGGTTTCAGGGAAGCCTGTGGTGAAGAATTCAGGGTTGGGGTTGAAGTGTTGCGTGGGTGAGTATGCATGCGTGTAGAGgtaggtgtgtgttgggggaagtggggttggttggttggtggtggggggggggttggtgtagGAGTGGCAAGAGCTGTAAGCTGTACTCACCGGTgaagaagacagagggagagtctTCTCCTTCAAAAATCCCTGCAGTCTTCGTATCAAAGCGAAGCCACAATCCCACTGCCAGGACTCCGGTCCCTGCCAGCTgatcacacaaaacacacaaaattaTTGGAATGTCATTACCTACTGACCTCTCCCGGTCAGTAGAATCCTGTGAAACTGGATTTATTCATTGTTGATCTTATTTGTTGTATATGAAAATGTCGATATATCTGTAGTAACCTGATACTGTGAGCCATTGTGAAGTCAATAAATAAACCTCAGAACTTCCTGATCACGCGACAAAACGCCTTCAGTTCCTCCATCCAGTCGAATCCTATCGTGTTGTGTTATAGGTCAGTCTCATTCAGTCTTTGTGAATATTCACAAAACCTCGAAGGAGGTC is part of the Hypomesus transpacificus isolate Combined female unplaced genomic scaffold, fHypTra1 scaffold_62, whole genome shotgun sequence genome and harbors:
- the LOC124466027 gene encoding CD9 antigen-like isoform X2, which translates into the protein MGVVGGMKCIKYLIYIFNLLFWLAGTGVLAVGLWLRFDTKTAGIFEGEDSPSVFFTGVYILIAAGALMMVVGFLGCCGALKESPCMLGLFFFFLLVIFAVEVAAGVWGLSNKDKVVEDITEFYKQTYNNYMTTNQEALKETLRLIHFGLNCCGITGTVIDSARDTCPKKEGLEAFITTSCPSAIDEMFNSKLHIIGGVGIGIGVIMIFGMIFSMLLCCAIRRSRDIM
- the LOC124466027 gene encoding CD9 antigen-like isoform X1; translated protein: MALLTSGESCIKYVLFVFNFVFWLAGTGVLAVGLWLRFDTKTAGIFEGEDSPSVFFTGVYILIAAGALMMVVGFLGCCGALKESPCMLGLFFFFLLVIFAVEVAAGVWGLSNKDKVVEDITEFYKQTYNNYMTTNQEALKETLRLIHFGLNCCGITGTVIDSARDTCPKKEGLEAFITTSCPSAIDEMFNSKLHIIGGVGIGIGVIMIFGMIFSMLLCCAIRRSRDIM